In Meiothermus ruber DSM 1279, the following proteins share a genomic window:
- a CDS encoding sodium:calcium antiporter translates to MTVPLLTLLASLAVLLGAARLLTQSSERIGLALGLSSFMVGVVIVGVGTSLPELVTGLFSVHQGVSEIVGGNVLGANVSNLLLILGVSAVFSVLRPVYLGEAYIAIDLHFLVGSAFVLGVVMFDGQVGRVEGLCLLAVYGVYVVYLLREGSSKATGQARAPLALRDLLIVGLGAVGVYVGADWTVRSLQGLAASLGVPNAIVAVTLLALGTTLPELVVSLTAARQGKASMAVGNILGSCVFNALVVVGVSAIYGTVKATPELTGFALPFAVGASLLFYLLVQDRRISSWEGMLFLVMYGLFVLEVSGLA, encoded by the coding sequence ATGACGGTTCCGCTTCTGACCCTGCTTGCCAGCTTGGCTGTGTTGCTGGGGGCAGCCCGCTTACTCACCCAGTCATCGGAGCGCATAGGCCTCGCCCTGGGGCTGTCCAGCTTTATGGTGGGCGTGGTCATCGTGGGGGTGGGCACCTCACTGCCCGAGCTGGTGACCGGGCTTTTTTCGGTGCACCAGGGGGTTTCGGAGATTGTGGGCGGCAATGTGCTGGGGGCCAACGTATCCAACCTGCTGCTCATTTTGGGGGTGAGCGCGGTGTTTTCGGTGCTGCGCCCGGTGTATCTGGGCGAGGCGTATATCGCCATTGACCTGCACTTTCTGGTGGGCTCGGCGTTTGTGCTGGGGGTGGTGATGTTCGACGGGCAGGTGGGCCGGGTGGAGGGCCTGTGCCTGCTGGCGGTGTATGGGGTGTATGTGGTTTATCTTCTCAGGGAAGGCAGCAGTAAAGCGACCGGGCAGGCTCGAGCCCCCCTGGCCCTGCGCGACCTCCTGATTGTGGGACTGGGCGCGGTGGGTGTCTACGTTGGGGCCGACTGGACGGTGCGCAGTCTGCAAGGACTGGCAGCCAGCCTGGGTGTGCCAAATGCCATCGTGGCGGTTACGCTGCTGGCTTTGGGCACAACCCTGCCCGAGCTGGTGGTGAGCCTCACCGCCGCGCGCCAGGGGAAGGCTTCCATGGCGGTGGGCAACATCCTGGGCTCGTGCGTTTTCAATGCGCTGGTGGTGGTGGGGGTCAGCGCGATCTACGGCACCGTCAAAGCGACGCCCGAACTAACCGGATTCGCCCTGCCCTTTGCGGTGGGGGCTTCGCTTTTGTTCTATTTGCTGGTGCAGGATCGGCGCATCTCGAGTTGGGAGGGGATGCTGTTTTTGGTGATGTACGGGTTGTTTGTGCTCGAGGTCAGCGGCCTGGCTTGA